From Nicotiana tabacum cultivar K326 chromosome 20, ASM71507v2, whole genome shotgun sequence, one genomic window encodes:
- the LOC107806120 gene encoding uncharacterized protein LOC107806120 isoform X2 → MDWELGSNVTRVADDFTSTEFLQFEKDRAGFLFQSAETNTMFILTARLKGYKRGNIKIDINEERSMMVITCEKPVQETVMVGWTVLKKDVEIRKFTKAFKIPNGVILDQIMTNFNEEESVLTITMPKRVKGILGIGIQEVKQPEFVKEMPQKPLEEKALAEQVSQEREMQFPGFPSVKEDVKKHGAKDEVPRMENEMPKVEQKSQKIDDMVEETRETHSDQIGDDKVESRSLKDQLKDDKVCEKANGIQEEEKTGEEDEEKLPQRRSKMFVPVIAGSAVILSLVVFAIHFMRNPEKRKG, encoded by the exons ATGGATTGGGAATTGGGATCCAATGTAACAAGAGTTGCAGATGATTTCACCTCCACTGAATTCCTTCAATTTGAGAAAGATCGAGCTGGCTTTCTTTTCCAGTCTGCAGAAACAAACACTATGTTCATCCTCACAGCTCGTTTGAAAG GTTATAAACGAGGAAACATAAAGATTGATATTAATGAGGAAAGGAGTATGATGGTGATAACATGTGAGAAGCCGGTCCAAGAGACTGTAATGGTGGGGTGGACAGTGCTAAAAAAAGATGTAGAAATTAGAAAATTTACAAAGGCTTTCAAGATTCCAAATGGGGTGATCTTGGATCAAATTATGACTAATTTTAATGAGGAAGAATCCGTTCTGACTATTACAATGCCAAAGAGAGTGAAGGGAATCCTTGGAATTGGAATTCAGGAAGTGAAGCAGCCAGAGTTTGTTAAAGAAATGCCACAAAAACCATTGGAGGAAAAGGCTTTGGCAGAACAAGTGAGTCAAGAAAGAGAGATGCAATTTCCAGGTTTTCCATCAGTTAAGGAAGATGTCAAAAAACATGGTGCTAAAGATGAAGTTCCTCGAATGGAAAACGAAATGCCAAAAGTAGAACAGAAGAGCCAGAAGATCGATGATATGGTTGAAGAAACAAGGGAAACTCATAGTGATCAAATAGGTGATGATAAAGTTGAATCAAGGAGTTTGAAAGATCAGCTTAAAGACGACAAAGTTTGTGAAAAAGCAAATGGAATTCAAGAAGAAGAGAAAACTGGAGAAGAGGATGAGGAGAAGCTGCCTCAGAGAAGGAGCAAGATGTTTGTACCTGTAATTGCAGGCTCAGCTGTAATATTATCTCTTGTTGTCTTTGCGATTCATTTCATGAGAAAtcctgaaaaaagaaaaggttag
- the LOC107806120 gene encoding uncharacterized protein LOC107806120 isoform X1 has product MKQSICAFLSCFLLVFDFKSLFLLDQSSFLQQSPKMDWELGSNVTRVADDFTSTEFLQFEKDRAGFLFQSAETNTMFILTARLKGYKRGNIKIDINEERSMMVITCEKPVQETVMVGWTVLKKDVEIRKFTKAFKIPNGVILDQIMTNFNEEESVLTITMPKRVKGILGIGIQEVKQPEFVKEMPQKPLEEKALAEQVSQEREMQFPGFPSVKEDVKKHGAKDEVPRMENEMPKVEQKSQKIDDMVEETRETHSDQIGDDKVESRSLKDQLKDDKVCEKANGIQEEEKTGEEDEEKLPQRRSKMFVPVIAGSAVILSLVVFAIHFMRNPEKRKG; this is encoded by the exons ATGAAGCAAAGCATATGTGCTTTTCTCTCATGCTTTTTATTAGTATTTGACTTTAAATCGTTATTTTTACTTGATCAATCAAGTTTTCTCCAACAATCACCAAAAATGGATTGGGAATTGGGATCCAATGTAACAAGAGTTGCAGATGATTTCACCTCCACTGAATTCCTTCAATTTGAGAAAGATCGAGCTGGCTTTCTTTTCCAGTCTGCAGAAACAAACACTATGTTCATCCTCACAGCTCGTTTGAAAG GTTATAAACGAGGAAACATAAAGATTGATATTAATGAGGAAAGGAGTATGATGGTGATAACATGTGAGAAGCCGGTCCAAGAGACTGTAATGGTGGGGTGGACAGTGCTAAAAAAAGATGTAGAAATTAGAAAATTTACAAAGGCTTTCAAGATTCCAAATGGGGTGATCTTGGATCAAATTATGACTAATTTTAATGAGGAAGAATCCGTTCTGACTATTACAATGCCAAAGAGAGTGAAGGGAATCCTTGGAATTGGAATTCAGGAAGTGAAGCAGCCAGAGTTTGTTAAAGAAATGCCACAAAAACCATTGGAGGAAAAGGCTTTGGCAGAACAAGTGAGTCAAGAAAGAGAGATGCAATTTCCAGGTTTTCCATCAGTTAAGGAAGATGTCAAAAAACATGGTGCTAAAGATGAAGTTCCTCGAATGGAAAACGAAATGCCAAAAGTAGAACAGAAGAGCCAGAAGATCGATGATATGGTTGAAGAAACAAGGGAAACTCATAGTGATCAAATAGGTGATGATAAAGTTGAATCAAGGAGTTTGAAAGATCAGCTTAAAGACGACAAAGTTTGTGAAAAAGCAAATGGAATTCAAGAAGAAGAGAAAACTGGAGAAGAGGATGAGGAGAAGCTGCCTCAGAGAAGGAGCAAGATGTTTGTACCTGTAATTGCAGGCTCAGCTGTAATATTATCTCTTGTTGTCTTTGCGATTCATTTCATGAGAAAtcctgaaaaaagaaaaggttag
- the LOC107806122 gene encoding protein BYPASS1-LIKE-like, whose product MPATDYQGASASFTTFGRSILSIRNRDQVHSMESAHEGTSQELELEAFQKQVADCFNDLASADSDQLLSIPWIRKLLDVFLSCQEQFRSIVFKNKGCLNKSPMDRYITEYFERSLKALDVCNAIRDGIELIRQWKKQLEIVYYALDNQRSIGEGQIRRSTKALIDLAIGMLDEKESNSSFAHRNRSFGRNNAQKDHNSLGQFRSLSWSVSRNWSAAKQLQAIGQNLVAPKSNEIIATNGLAVAVFTMSYVLYFVMWALVAAIPCQDRGLQTHFHVTRQFIWGAPLLSLHERILEVSRKRERRNATGLLKEIHQIEKCARHMNELTDTIHFPLSEEKEGEVKQRVQELGQVYYGLKDRLDPLERQVRQVFHRIVRSRTEGLGSIG is encoded by the coding sequence ATGCCAGCTACAGATTATCAGGGGGCATCTGCATCTTTTACAACATTTGGACGGTCCATTTTGAGCATACGCAATCGTGATCAAGTACATTCCATGGAATCTGCTCATGAGGGAACAAGCCAAGAGCTTGAGCTTGAAGCTTTTCAAAAGCAAGTAGCTGATTGTTTCAATGATTTGGCATCTGCTGACTCTGATCAGCTTCTTTCGATTCCCTGGATTAGGAAACTTTTGGATGTGTTCCTTTCTTGCCAAGAACAGTTCAGGTCCATTGTGTTTAAGAATAAAGGGTGCTTGAATAAATCCCCTATGGACCGTTACATAACAGAATATTTCGAAAGGAGTTTGAAAGCATTGGATGTGTGTAATGCGATACGAGATGGGATTGAGCTGATTAGGCAGTGGAAGAAGCAGCTGGAGATTGTTTATTATGCGTTGGACAATCAGAGGAGTATTGGGGAAGGCCAAATTCGACGTTCCACGAAAGCCTTGATTGATTTGGCGATTGGCATGCTTGATGAAAAAGAGTCTAATTCAAGTTTTGCTCATAGAAACAGGTCGTTTGGACGAAACAATGCTCAGAAGGATCATAATTCATTGGGCCAATTTCGATCATTGTCGTGGAGTGTATCCCGGAATTGGTCTGCTGCTAAGCAGCTTCAAGCAATTGGTCAAAACTTAGTTGCTCCCAAAAGTAATGAAATTATTGCCACCAATGGATTAGCTGTAGCTGTTTTTACAATGAGCTATGTGCTTTACTTTGTTATGTGGGCGCTGGTCGCTGCAATTCCTTGCCAAGACCGTGGCCTTCAGACGCATTTTCATGTCACCAGGCAATTCATTTGGGGTGCTCCACTTCTCTCCCTCCACGAGAGGATATTGGAGGTGTCGAGGAAGAGGGAGCGTAGAAATGCTACTGGATTGTTGAAAGAGATTCATCAAATCGAGAAATGTGCGCGCCACATGAATGAACTGACTGATACCATTCACTTCCCCCTTTCAGAGGAAAAGGAAGGGGAAGTGAAGCAAAGAGTTCAAGAGCTTGGGCAAGTCTACTATGGCCTAAAAGACAGATTGGACCCTTTGGAGCGCCAGGTAAGACAAGTGTTTCATAGGATTGTTCGAAGCAGGACTGAGGGCCTCGGCTCTATTGGATGA